The Streptomyces sp. NBC_01244 genome contains a region encoding:
- a CDS encoding aspartyl/asparaginyl beta-hydroxylase domain-containing protein, producing the protein MDSTLTTLTGQIAQLDSIDSAQLERMRHEALTALAPWKAEYSAYQSGGWWTTSLMNASGDAADVTIGDCTAKPTDLLAQMPATTALLNELGLNYMWVRLARLEPNAFLWEHRDYDDLDQVERHRLHIPLHTNSSAFLVTGGTKVHMAGGRIWRLTPTYAHGVCNLLGPERVHLIADVYTDDAYQRLARRPTLHPAAAEPLPNADQMVLAERMQAARGMVALGYTEAAERMLLRLFYTYALPEGAVYDLLVELHTSLGDVEAATRWTVAKSRLLALTA; encoded by the coding sequence ATGGACAGCACCCTGACCACCCTGACTGGGCAGATCGCCCAGCTGGACAGCATCGACTCCGCTCAGCTTGAGCGGATGCGCCACGAGGCTCTGACCGCCCTGGCCCCCTGGAAGGCGGAGTACAGCGCCTACCAGTCGGGCGGCTGGTGGACGACCTCCCTGATGAACGCCTCCGGCGACGCAGCCGACGTCACGATCGGCGACTGCACGGCCAAGCCGACCGACCTCCTCGCGCAGATGCCGGCCACGACCGCGCTGCTCAACGAACTCGGCCTTAACTACATGTGGGTGCGGCTCGCACGGCTTGAGCCCAACGCCTTCCTCTGGGAGCACCGCGACTACGACGACCTCGACCAGGTCGAGCGGCACCGGCTGCACATCCCACTGCACACCAACTCGTCCGCGTTCCTGGTCACCGGCGGCACCAAGGTGCACATGGCCGGTGGGCGGATCTGGCGGCTGACGCCGACCTACGCCCACGGCGTGTGCAACCTGCTCGGCCCTGAGCGCGTGCACCTGATCGCCGACGTGTACACCGACGACGCCTACCAGCGGCTGGCCCGGCGCCCGACCCTCCACCCGGCCGCGGCCGAGCCCCTCCCCAACGCGGACCAGATGGTGCTCGCGGAACGGATGCAGGCCGCCCGGGGCATGGTCGCCTTGGGCTACACGGAGGCGGCCGAGCGGATGCTGCTGCGGCTGTTCTACACCTACGCCCTTCCCGAGGGCGCGGTCTACGACCTGCTCGTCGAACTGCACACCTCGCTCGGCGACGTGGAGGCCGCTACGCGGTGGACGGTCGCGAAGAGCCGCCTGCTCGCCCTCACGGCCTGA
- a CDS encoding phosphotransferase, translated as MTLAPADSVTVSRRVLIDACRTLGLDTGGAEPIRIAENAIWRLPGKVVARISRPGGTPAASREIAVANWLADNGVPAVRPAPGIAQPITIDGRAVTIWEELPPHRDGNVNEVAHLLKALHALPEPDFDLEPLEPFGKIRTRLDQAKAIKETDLEWLYRYTDRLEGAWLRLVETPGLSRCVLHGDAWVGNVASADDGTAYLLDLDSFTVGPREWDLTSTAVKLTSTSSITRHDYEDFCTVYGADVTSWDGYEVLRDIRELRMTAYAARITTEHPDHPHARDETQYRIECLMGGQGQRPWRWTAVP; from the coding sequence GTGACCCTCGCCCCCGCCGACAGCGTTACCGTCTCCCGCCGCGTCCTCATCGACGCCTGCCGGACCCTCGGGCTGGATACCGGGGGCGCCGAGCCGATCCGGATCGCGGAGAACGCCATATGGAGGCTCCCCGGGAAGGTGGTAGCCCGGATTTCCCGCCCCGGGGGCACGCCCGCGGCCTCACGTGAGATCGCCGTCGCCAACTGGCTTGCCGACAACGGCGTCCCCGCTGTACGGCCGGCCCCCGGCATCGCCCAGCCCATCACCATCGACGGCCGAGCGGTGACCATCTGGGAGGAACTTCCGCCGCACCGTGACGGGAACGTCAACGAGGTCGCGCACCTCTTGAAGGCCCTCCATGCGCTTCCGGAGCCCGACTTCGACCTTGAGCCTCTGGAGCCGTTCGGGAAGATCCGCACCAGGCTCGACCAGGCGAAGGCCATCAAGGAGACCGACCTGGAATGGCTGTACCGCTACACGGACCGCCTTGAAGGGGCATGGCTTCGGCTCGTGGAGACCCCTGGTCTGTCGCGGTGCGTCCTGCACGGGGACGCCTGGGTCGGCAATGTCGCCTCCGCTGACGACGGCACGGCCTATCTCCTCGACCTCGACAGTTTCACCGTCGGCCCGCGGGAGTGGGACCTGACTTCCACCGCGGTGAAGCTCACGTCCACCAGCAGCATCACCCGGCATGACTACGAGGACTTCTGCACCGTCTACGGCGCGGACGTCACCAGCTGGGACGGGTACGAGGTCCTGCGGGACATCAGGGAACTGCGGATGACGGCTTACGCCGCCCGGATCACGACCGAGCACCCTGACCACCCCCATGCCCGCGACGAGACCCAGTACCGGATCGAATGCCTCATGGGGGGCCAAGGACAGCGGCCTTGGCGGTGGACTGCAGTGCCGTAG